Proteins encoded by one window of Polaribacter haliotis:
- the trmD gene encoding tRNA (guanosine(37)-N1)-methyltransferase TrmD yields MRIDIISVAPDLLESPFNHSIVKRAKEKGLAEIIIHDLREYGLGNYKQIDDTQFGGGAGMVMMIEPIANCIRKLQAERVYDEVIYMTPDAKTLNQSTANTLSLKENILILTGHYKGVDQRIRDVFITKEISIGDYVLTGGELAAAVLVDAIVRLIPGVIGDEQSALTDSFQDNLLSPPVYTRPSDFEGNKVPEILLSGNFPKIDDWRSEKAYERTKNIRPDLLDE; encoded by the coding sequence ATGCGAATAGATATTATTTCAGTAGCTCCAGATTTATTAGAAAGTCCTTTTAACCATTCAATTGTTAAACGTGCTAAAGAAAAAGGCTTGGCAGAAATTATAATTCACGATTTACGTGAATATGGTTTAGGAAACTACAAACAGATTGATGATACTCAGTTTGGTGGTGGAGCTGGAATGGTTATGATGATTGAACCCATTGCGAATTGTATTCGAAAATTACAAGCAGAAAGAGTATATGACGAAGTTATTTATATGACTCCAGATGCAAAAACCCTGAATCAATCTACAGCAAACACACTTTCTTTAAAAGAAAATATTTTAATACTTACAGGACATTATAAAGGTGTAGATCAAAGAATTAGAGACGTATTTATTACCAAAGAAATTTCTATTGGAGATTATGTTTTAACTGGTGGCGAATTGGCAGCTGCAGTTTTAGTTGATGCAATAGTTCGATTAATTCCTGGGGTTATTGGTGATGAGCAATCTGCCTTAACAGATTCTTTTCAGGATAATTTATTGTCTCCTCCTGTGTACACAAGACCTTCCGATTTTGAAGGAAATAAAGTTCCTGAGATTTTATTATCTGGAAATTTTCCAAAAATTGATGATTGGAGAAGTGAAAAAGCATATGAGAGAACAAAAAACATAAGACCCGATTTATTAGATGAGTAG
- a CDS encoding glycoside hydrolase family 3 protein, with amino-acid sequence MYSTQKIVIVFSAFLLFISCNQEDKFIYKNPDASIDERVADLLPRMTLEEKFWQLFMIPGDLSEGKEKYKHGIFGFQVSTKGSSENGAEQILDYSGGGTAKETAILINDMQKHFINETRLGIPIIPFDEALHGLIREDATAFPQSIGLAASFNTKLMDTVAAAIAIEVKARGIRQTLSPVINIARDVRWGRVEETYGEDPFLTSRMAVSYISAFETRGVITTPKHFVANVGDGGRDSYPIHFNERILEEIYYPAFKASVQEGKAWSIMTSYNSIDGTQASANNAVLNEKLKKDWGFGGFVISDAGATGGANVLHFTAKDYAESTQQAIEGGLDVIFQTSYNHYPLFYEAFEKGMIDEKAINEAVRRVLYAKFKLGLFENPYVSVTDLEKNNSVVNNKGLAKTAALESIVLLKNETQTLPLKKDIKSIAVIGPDADAARLGGYSGPGNNPVSILKGIKNKVGNSVNVKYAKGTEMITEDFVAVPKENLFHLDNNEKKPGLKADYFNNIDLEGEPALSRIDEKIDFRWTLFSPDQSKINYDYYSARWTGKLVAPESGTIDIGIKGDDGYRLYINNELIIDNWKKQTVQQITKPYKFQKDKTYDLKVEFYETTGNVWFKLLWNAGIKDTWEQEISNAVSIAKNAEVAVVCVGIEEGEFRDRAYLTLPGHQEELIKAVAKTGTPTVVLLIGGSAITMQNWIHEVPTIVDVWYPGDEGGNAVADVLFGDYNPAGRLPVTFPIHESQVPLYYNHKPTGRGDDYVNLTGKPLFPFGFGLSYTNFTYSDIQLDKNTINPSETTTVTCKITNTGNFDGDEVVQFYIRDEFASVARPILELKGFERIHLKKGASKNVSFKITPETLTMLNKKMERVVEPGTFRILIGASSNDIRLRTILTVE; translated from the coding sequence ATGTATTCAACCCAGAAAATTGTAATTGTATTTTCAGCATTTTTATTATTTATTTCTTGTAATCAAGAAGATAAATTTATTTATAAAAACCCAGATGCGTCCATAGACGAACGTGTTGCAGATTTATTACCAAGAATGACTTTAGAAGAAAAGTTCTGGCAACTTTTTATGATTCCAGGAGATTTATCTGAAGGAAAAGAAAAATATAAGCATGGTATTTTTGGCTTTCAAGTTTCAACAAAAGGTTCATCTGAAAATGGAGCAGAACAAATTTTAGATTATTCTGGTGGAGGAACTGCAAAAGAAACCGCAATTCTTATTAATGACATGCAAAAACATTTTATTAATGAAACAAGACTTGGCATTCCTATTATTCCTTTCGATGAAGCTCTGCATGGTTTAATTCGTGAAGACGCAACCGCTTTTCCACAATCTATTGGTTTAGCAGCATCTTTTAACACCAAATTAATGGATACTGTTGCTGCTGCAATTGCAATTGAAGTAAAAGCGCGTGGAATTCGACAAACTTTATCTCCAGTAATTAATATCGCAAGAGATGTAAGATGGGGACGTGTCGAAGAAACCTATGGAGAAGATCCTTTTTTAACCTCGAGAATGGCAGTTTCTTATATCTCTGCTTTCGAAACACGTGGCGTAATTACCACACCAAAACATTTTGTTGCCAATGTTGGTGATGGAGGTCGAGACTCCTACCCTATTCATTTTAACGAACGTATTTTAGAAGAAATTTATTATCCTGCTTTTAAAGCCAGTGTTCAAGAAGGAAAAGCTTGGTCTATTATGACTTCCTATAATTCTATTGATGGTACACAAGCCTCTGCAAATAATGCAGTTCTAAATGAAAAACTTAAAAAAGATTGGGGTTTTGGCGGATTTGTAATTTCGGATGCTGGTGCAACTGGAGGTGCAAACGTACTTCACTTTACAGCGAAAGATTATGCAGAATCTACCCAACAAGCGATTGAAGGTGGATTGGATGTTATTTTTCAAACTTCATACAATCATTATCCGCTTTTTTACGAAGCTTTCGAAAAAGGAATGATAGACGAAAAAGCCATTAACGAAGCTGTAAGACGTGTATTATATGCAAAATTTAAATTAGGTTTATTTGAAAATCCGTATGTAAGTGTTACAGATTTAGAAAAAAATAATAGTGTTGTAAATAATAAAGGTTTAGCAAAAACAGCCGCTTTAGAATCTATTGTTTTACTTAAAAATGAAACCCAAACACTTCCACTTAAAAAAGATATTAAATCTATTGCAGTGATTGGTCCTGATGCAGATGCTGCACGTTTAGGAGGTTACTCTGGCCCAGGAAATAATCCTGTTAGTATTTTAAAAGGAATTAAAAACAAAGTAGGCAATTCAGTAAATGTAAAGTATGCAAAAGGTACTGAAATGATTACCGAAGATTTTGTGGCAGTTCCTAAAGAAAATTTATTTCATCTTGACAATAATGAGAAAAAACCAGGTTTAAAAGCAGATTATTTTAATAATATCGATCTTGAAGGAGAACCTGCATTATCTAGAATTGATGAAAAAATTGATTTTCGTTGGACGCTTTTTTCTCCAGATCAAAGTAAAATTAATTACGATTATTATTCCGCAAGATGGACAGGGAAATTAGTCGCACCAGAATCTGGAACGATAGATATTGGTATTAAGGGTGATGATGGTTACAGATTATATATTAACAACGAACTTATTATTGATAATTGGAAAAAACAAACCGTTCAACAAATTACAAAACCATACAAATTTCAAAAAGATAAAACCTACGATCTTAAAGTAGAATTTTATGAAACCACTGGAAATGTTTGGTTTAAATTACTTTGGAATGCTGGTATTAAAGATACTTGGGAACAAGAAATATCAAATGCAGTTTCAATCGCAAAAAACGCAGAAGTAGCAGTAGTTTGTGTAGGAATTGAAGAAGGCGAATTTAGAGATCGTGCTTATTTAACATTACCTGGGCATCAAGAAGAATTAATTAAAGCTGTCGCAAAAACAGGCACACCAACAGTTGTATTATTAATTGGTGGAAGTGCAATTACTATGCAAAATTGGATTCATGAAGTTCCTACAATTGTAGATGTTTGGTATCCTGGAGATGAAGGTGGAAATGCAGTTGCAGATGTACTTTTTGGAGATTACAATCCTGCTGGAAGATTGCCTGTTACATTTCCAATTCACGAGTCGCAAGTGCCTTTATATTATAATCACAAACCTACAGGAAGAGGAGACGATTATGTAAATCTTACTGGAAAACCATTGTTTCCTTTTGGTTTTGGTTTGAGTTATACAAACTTTACATATAGTGATATTCAACTTGATAAAAACACTATAAACCCTTCAGAAACTACAACTGTTACTTGTAAAATAACAAATACTGGTAATTTTGATGGAGATGAAGTTGTTCAATTTTATATTAGAGACGAGTTTGCATCTGTAGCAAGACCTATTTTAGAATTAAAAGGTTTTGAACGAATTCATCTTAAAAAAGGAGCATCTAAAAATGTAAGTTTTAAAATTACACCAGAAACCTTAACAATGCTAAACAAAAAAATGGAACGTGTTGTAGAACCTGGAACTTTTAGAATTTTAATTGGAGCATCTTCCAACGATATTAGATTAAGAACAATTTTAACTGTTGAGTAA